Proteins from one Panicum virgatum strain AP13 chromosome 7K, P.virgatum_v5, whole genome shotgun sequence genomic window:
- the LOC120643134 gene encoding uncharacterized protein LOC120643134, which produces MEFTAVLIKIVGLISEACRTVEKLPAALITSGIVQAAAALALAVFKSPSGIFVGHGRAPLYLYYGILIAVIIFGFVEASAGFYVSGDVTRRRAVGTTILWVSILPIVLVAGLGGSVILK; this is translated from the coding sequence ATGGAATTCACGGCTGTGCTAATCAAGATTGTGGGCTTGATCTCGGAGGCCTGCCGCACGGTGGAGAAGCTGCCGGCGGCGCTGATCACGAGCGGCATCGTTCAAGCTGCAgcggcgctcgcgctcgccgtcTTCAAGTCTCCGTCAGGTATTTTCGTTGGTCATGGAAGGGCGCCCTTGTACCTGTACTACGGCATCCTCATCGCCGTCATAATCTTTGGATTCGTCGAGGCTTCTGCGGGCTTCTACGTGTCAGGCGACGTGACTCGGAGGCGCGCCGTCGGGACGACGATCCTTTGGGTCTCCATTTTGCCCATTGTCCTTGTGGCTGGGCTTGGAGGCTCTGTCATCTTGAAATAG
- the LOC120643135 gene encoding uncharacterized protein LOC120643135: protein MEFTAVLIKIVGLISEACRTVEKLPAALITSGIVQAAAALALAVFKSPSGIFVGHGRAPLYLYYGILIAVIIFGFVEASAGFYVSGDVTRRRAVPTAILWVSILPIVLVAGLGGSVILK, encoded by the coding sequence ATGGAATTCACGGCTGTGCTAATCAAGATTGTGGGCTTGATCTCGGAGGCCTGCCGCACCGTGGAGAAGCTGCCGGCGGCGCTGATCACGAGCGGCATCGTTCAAGCTGCAgcggcgctcgcgctcgccgtcTTCAAGTCTCCGTCAGGTATTTTCGTTGGTCATGGAAGGGCGCCCTTGTACCTGTACTACGGCATCCTCATCGCCGTCATAATCTTTGGATTCGTCGAGGCTTCTGCGGGCTTCTACGTGTCAGGCGACGTGACTCGGAGGCGCGCCGTCCCGACGGCGATCCTTTGGGTCTCCATTTTGCCCATTGTCCTTGTGGCTGGGCTTGGAGGCTCTGTCATCTTGAAATAG